In the Trinickia acidisoli genome, CCACACCGACAGCGCGCAAAGTCTTTTCCAACGCCTCGGCCGAGGCGGCGCGCCCCAGCGGCAAATCGGTCACGCACCAGTGATCGATCTCGCCTTTCAAATGCTTGACGACACCTTCGATGTCCTTGTCGCGCATCGCGCCGAACACGGCGTACGTGTAGCGGAAAAAGCCCATGCCGCCCAAATTCTGGGCAAGGACGGCCGCCGCATGCGGGTTGTGCCCCACGTCGAGCACGACCGCGGGCCTGCCCGGCAGCACCTGGAAACGCCCGGGCAGTTCGACGTTGGCAAGGCCGAGCCGTACGTCTTGTGCGGACACGGGCAGACGATCGCGCAACGCCTCGAGCGCGGCCAGCGCCGCCGTCGTATTGATGAGCTGATTGGCGCCGCGCAGTGCCGGATAGGCCAGCGCAGAGCGCCGCAACGTGGGGCCGACGTAGCTCCACTGCTGCCGCTCGCTGCCCGCTTGGCCTTCGTATCGAAAATCACGCCCGAACAACCGGAGGTCTGCACCGATCGCCTGTGCATGATCGATCAGCGTCTGCGGCGGAGCGGGATCGGCACAAATGGCCGGCCGGCCCGGACGGAAGATGCCGGCCTTCTCGTAGGCGATCTTCTCGCGCGTATCGCCGAGATACTCGGTGTGATCGATGTCGATGCTCGTTACGATCGCGCAATCGGCGTCGATGATGTTGACGGCATCGAGCCGCCCTCCGAGTCCGACCTCGAGAATCACTGCGTCGAGCCCGCGCGACGCGAACAAGTGCAGGATCGCGAGCGTCGTGAATTCGAAGTACGTCAGCGTCACCGGCTCGGGCAAGCTCGTGCGGGCCGCTTCCACCGCCTCGAAATGAGGCAGCAGTTCGTCGTCGGTCGCATTTTGGCTGTCGATGCGTGCGCGCTCATTGAACGCGAGCAAGTGCGGCGAGGTGTGGCAACCAACGTGGTAGCCCGCGGCACGCAGGATCGACTCGAGCATCGCGCACGTCGAGCCCTTGCCGTTCGTGCCGCCCACTGTGATGACAGGGCAGCCGAGTTCGAGCCCCAGCGCATCCTTTACCTTCCGGATGCGCGTGAGCCCCATGTCGATGCCGACCGGATGCGCCGACTCGAGATGCGCGAGCCAGGCGTCGAGGGAAGAAAAAGTGGTCATCCGAAACCGCGGGCCGTCCCGCATGAGAGCAGCATTTAACGTTTAGGCGACGGTTTAGGCGACGGCGTCCGCGGGCTGGCGCGTGAGCAACGCGATGAGCCGCGCCACTTCCTCGCGCAGCTTGCGACGGTCGACGATCATGTCGATCGCACCCTTTTGCACCAGAAACTCGGCGCGCTGGAAGCCTTCGGGCAGCTTCTCGCGCACGGTTTGCTCGATCACGCGCGGGCCCGCAAAGCCGATCAGCGCCTTCGGCTCGGCGATCACCACGTCGCCGAGGAACGCGAAGCTCGCGGACACCCCACCCATCGTCGGGTCCGTCAGCACGGAGATGAACGGCAGCTTCGCGTCGGAGAGCTTCGTCAGCATGGCCGTCGTCTTCGCCATCTGCATCAGCGAAAGCAGGCTCTCCTGCATCCGCGCGCCGCCCGAAGCGGTGAAGCAAATGAACGGCACTTGCTGTTCGAGCGCATTTTGCGCGCCACGCGCGAAGCGCTCACCGACGACCGAGCCCATCGATCCGCCCATGAACGCGAATTCGAAGCAGGCGACGACGACGGGCAGCGTATGGATCGCACCGCCCATGACCACCATCGCATCGGTTTCGCCGGTTTCGTCCATCGCGTCCTTCAAGCGCTCGGGATACTTCCGGCTGTCCTTGAATTTGAGCGCGTCGACAGGGACGATTTCCTGTCCGATCTCGTAGCGGCCTTCGGCGTCGAGCAGCGCATCCAAACGAGCGCGCGCACCGATGCGCATGTGATGGCTGCATTTCGGACAAACATGCAGATTCGCCTCGACGTCGTTGCGATAAAGCACGGCCTCGCACGACGGACACTTGACCCAAAGCCCCTCGGGAATGCCCTTGCGGCTTTTCGGGTCGGTCTGTTTGATCTTGGGCGGCAGCAGTTTGTCGAGCCAGCTCATCGTTGTTCCTTCAAATGGTGTTGTTTCTTGCGCACGCCGCGCGCAGGCCGCTCGTCATCCAACGCCGGCCCGAAGGCCGGCGCGTGGAGCGTCGAACAGCGTCCCGCGTCAGGCGCCGTCGAGCGCCTGGCGAATCTCGGCGACGAAGCGCGTCAGCGCCGTGGCGGCCGTCTGCGGCGGCTCCTCTTCGAGCAATTGCACCAGACGGCTGCCGATCACGACGGCATCGGCCACCTCGCCCACTGCGCGTGCCGTCGAGGCGTCCCGGATCCCGAATCCGACCCCGATAGGCAACTGCACTTGCGACTTGATGGCCGGGATTTTACTCGCGATGTTGGAAACGTCCAGATTTGCGGCGCCCGTCACCCCTTTGAGCGACACGTAGTAGATGTAGCCGCTCGCCGCTTTGCCAACCGCCGCAATGCGCTCGTCGGTTGAGGTAGGCGCGAGCAGGAAGATCGGATCGATGCCCACCGCGCGCAAGCGCTGAGCGAACTCCGACGATTCCTCGGGCGGGTAATCGACCGTCAGCACACCGTCGACGCCCGCTTCGGCAGCCGCGGCGGCAAAGGCATCGACGCCCATGCGCTCGATCGGATTGGCGTAGCCCATCAGTACGACCGGCGTCTTCGCATCCTGCTCGCGGAACCGCTTCACGTCGGCGATCACGTGCTTCAACGTCACGCCGTGCGCGAGCGCGCGCTCCGACGAGCGCTGGACCACGGGGCCGTCGGCCATCGGGTCCGAGAACGGCACGCCGAGCTCGATGACGTCGGCGCCGCCGGCCACGAGCGCATGCATGAATTCGACCGTGCGCGCCGGGTCCGGGTAGCCGGCCGTGATGAACGGAATCAACCCTTTCTTGTTTCGTGCGGCCAGCGCCGCGAATGTTTGTTCGATACGGGACATGGTGTCTTCTCTACCGATAAGTGCGTTGCGCCGTGCCCTTACGAGGCGACGGCGGGCGCGTCGAGCGGTGCGCCGCTGATGGCGGCCACGCGCTCGCGCGCGATCGCGCAGTAATTTTCATTGATCTCATAACCGACGAACCCGCGCCCATGCCGCGCGCAAGCCGCCGCAGTCGTGCCACTCCCCATGAATGGGTCGAGGACACGGCCGCCGGGCGGGCAGCTCGACAACACCATTCGCTCGACGATTTCCAGCGGCTTTTGCGTCGGGTGATCGACGCGCTCGGCATGCTGGCGATGCAGCCGCGACACCGACCACACATCCTTCGGGTTGTAGCCGACCTCGAGCCACTTGCTGCCCTCGAACAGCTTGCGCGAACGCGCCTTCTTCGTCGCCGCGTCGTACGGGATTCGAACGGGATCGAGATCGAAGTAATAATCCTTCGATACCGCGAAAAACCCGATGTTGTCGTGTACGGACGTGAAGCGGCGCGTCGTCCCGCCCATGCTGGGCACGCGACGGTCCCAGATGATCTCGTTGACCATCGTGAGCTTCGTCTTCAGGAACGAGAATATCTCCGGCGCGTACTGCCAGGTGCAGAAGACGTAGAGCGAACCGCTTGCCTTCAGCTTAGGGATGGCCAGATCGAGCCAACACCGCGTCCAGACGAGAAAATCTTCGCCCGAGCGCATGTCGGAATCGTTGCCGTAGTCCTTGCCGAGCCCATAAGGCGGATCGGCGACGATCAGGTCGACCGAGCCGTCGGGCACCGTTTGCGCATCTTCCAGAAAATCGCGGTTGCGCAAATCGATGGGCAGGCGCGGCGCACTCGTGCTGCCGAGCGCGCCGCCGGCGGCCGCGGCCTGCGGTGCGTCGAATTCGTCGATGAGATCACGCATTGCCGATCGGGCTCAGAGCGCAAGGCCCGAGCGTTCGGCGACTGTGTGCATATCCTTGTCGCCGCGGCCCGAAAGGTTGACGAGCAAATGCGTGTCGCGCGGCAGCGTCGGCGCGATCTTGGCCGCATACGCAAGCGCGTGACTCGATTCGAGCGCGGGGATGATGCCCTCGATCCGGCAGCAGTCGTGGAACGCCTTGAGCGCTTCGTCGTCGGTGATGCCGACGTATTGCGCACGGCCGCTGTCCTTCAGCCACGCGTGCTCGGGGCCGACGCCGGGATAGTCGAGGCCCGCCGAAATCGAATGCGTCTCGATGATCTGGCCGTTTTCGTCCTGCAGCAGGTAGGTGCGATTGCCGTGCAGCACGCCGGGGCTGCCGCCGATCAGCGAAGCGGCGTGGTGCCCCGTTTCGATCCCCTCGCCCGCCGCCTCGACGCCGACCAGCTTGACGGCCGTATCGTCGATGTACGGATAGAAGATGCCCATCGCATTGGACCCCCCGCCGACGCAGGCGATCACCATGTCAGGCTGCCGGCCCGTGAGTTCAGGCATCTGCACGCGGCATTCGTCGCCGATCACGCGTTGAAAATCGCGGACCATCATCGGATACGGATGCGGGCCCGCAACGGTGCCGATGATGTAGAACGTGCTTTCGACGTTCGTCACCCAGTCGCGCATCGCTTCGTTCAACGCGTCCTTGAGCGTGCGCGAACCCGATTCGACGGGTATGACCGTGGCGCCGAGCAGCTTCATTCGATAGACGTTGGCGGCCTGCCGGCGCACGTCCTCGGCACCCATGTAGACGACGCACTCCATGCCGAAGCGCGCCGCGATCGTGGCGGTGGCCACGCCGTGCTGGCCGGCGCCCGTCTCGGCGATCACGCGCGGCTTGCCCATGCGCTTGGCGAGCAACGCTTGGCCGATGACGTTGTTGACCTTGTGCGCGCCCGTGTGATTGAGATCCTCGCGCTTGAGGAACAGTTGCGCGCCGCCGAGCAGCTCGCTCCAGCGTCGGGCGTGATAGACCGGCGACGGACGGCCGACGAAATACTTCAGCTCGTGCTGATACTCGGCGATGAAATCGGGATCTTGGCTGTACTTCTCGTAGGCGAGGCGCAACTCGTCCAGGGCATGAACGAGCGTTTCGGCGACGAACGTGCCGCCGTATGGGCCGAAGTGGCCCCGTTGATCAGGAAGGTTGTACATGGTCAGAACTCTTCGCAGCGGCGGCGAGGCGCCTATTGGCAAGCCCGCCGCCTTGGCTTTGTCACCCGGCGTCCGCCTCGCGCACCGCGCGCACGAACGCCGCCATTCGGGCGGGATCTTTCACGCCCTTGGCGCCCGCTACTTCGATGCCGCTCGAGACATCGACCGCGTAGGGGCGCACGCGCCGAATGGCGTCACCGACGTTTTGCGCGTTCAACCCACCACTCAAAACGGCCCGACGCGCGAGCTCTGCTGGAATAAGTGACCAATCGAATATCTTCCCGCCGCCGCCATAGCCTTCCACGAGCGTGTCGAAGAGCAAGCCGCCGGCTGTCGAATAGTTAAGGGCCGATTCTACCAAATCGGCAGGCCGCATATCCGCCCCGATGCGCAAGGCACGCAGCCACGGCAGCCCCGCGACGCTCGCAAGCTGCTCGCACTGCGCGGGCGTTTCATCGCCGTGGAACTGCAGCATCGTCAACGCCACATTGCTCGTCACTTCGCCGACCCACGCCGCGGTCGGATTCACGAAGAGGCCGACGACGGAGACGAACGGCGGTAGCCCGCCGGCGAGATCGATGGCTTCGGCAACGCCGACCGAACGCGGGCTCGGCGGATAAAAAACGAGGCCGATCGCATCGGCGCCAAGTTCGACGGCCAGCTCGACGTCCGCGCGGCGCGACAAGCCGCAAAGCTTGATGCGCGTACGCCGGGAAATCGGGCCGATGGCTTGCGAGATGGCTTGAGAAACGGGGACAGCGTGGGTCATGGGCTCACTCGCTCCAAATGCCGCTCCAAGGCACACTGCCGAGGGGCGCGGGCGGCACCGCATAGGCCTCGGGGTAGCCGACATGGGCCAGGTAAAGGCCCTCCGGCATGAAGGTTGGCGCGGCGCAATCGCGATCGCGGCTTGCCAGTACGTCTGCCATCCACGACACGGGATGGCGCCCTCGGCCCACGGCCACGAGGCAGCCCATCAGGTTGCGCACCATATGATGCAGAAACGCGTTCGCCCGAAAGCGAAAATGGATCAAATCGTCGGCCTGCCGGATGTCGATTCGATAGAGATGCTTGATCGGCGTTTTCGCCTGGCACTCGGACGAACGAAACGCCGAAAAGTCGTGCTCGCCGATCAAGCATTGCGCCGCGGCGCGCATGGCATCGAGATCGAGCGGCGTGTGAATCCACCCGGCGCGGCCGGTCAACATCGGCGAGCGCACGGCGTTGACATAGAGCACGTAGTAATAGGTGCGCTCGAAGGCGGCAAAGCGGGCGTGGAAATCGTCGGGCATCTGCTTGGCCCACGTCACGGCCACGCTCGGCGGCAAGAATGCGTTCGTGCCGCGCACCCACGAAAAATCCTGGCGATCGAGGTCCGTGTCGAAATGAACGACCTGCCCGAGCCCATGCACGCCCGTGTCCGTGCGCCCCGCCACGACCGTATGCAACGGCTTGCAGGCGAAATCGGCCAGCGCCCGTTCGAGCGCGTCTTGCACGGTCTTGCCATGCGGTTGCGACTGCCAGCCGCAAAACGCCGTGCCGTCGTACTGAATGCCGAGAGCGATGCGCATGTCAGCGGGCGTCAGGAAAGCGGCGCGAGCGTCGCGAGAAGCGCGTGCGCGTCGTCGTGCGTCGCCGCGTCGCTCGACTCGATCACTTCGTGAATCAGCGTGCGAGCGCCACCCAGATCGCCGAGCGCAATGTACTCCGTCGCCAGATCGAGCTTGTTGCGGGCAATCCGTGCAAGCTGCTCGGGGGTGAATTGCGGCTGCGGCGCGGCGTCGGCGTGCTCGCCCCCGCGCTCGCTCGCGGCCGCGCCCGGCAAATCGAGGTCGAACGAGAGATCGAGGCGGCCGACCGGCGCAGCGCCCAGTCCAGACACCCCGGGGTAGACGGCGGGCATCGCGCTCGCCCGCGCTTGAAAATCAACGCGCTCGCTCGGCTCGGCATGCTCAATGGGGGCGTCCGTCGGCGCGACATGCGCGGCCCCATCGATGCTCGCAGCCGAACCGGCCGCCGGTTCGGCCGCTTCGTGCTCCGGCTCGCCCGCTCGCTCTGTAGGGTAGGCGCCGCCTTCAACCGCCGGGCCGATGCGCGGCGGCAAACCCAGATCGAGATCACCCAGCGCTGCGATCGCCTCCGGAGGCAGCGTCGCCTCGCTCCCCGGCACGCCGGTGGCTTCGGCTGCGGGCGTGGCCTCGAATACAGCCGTTTCGTGCGATCCCGGCCGGCCCGGGTGCGCTGTTTGGGGTTCCTCCTCCACCGCCGGGGCGTGCGGGGCAACCGTCTCAGGCGGCACGAGCTCGATCGAAGGCGCGGCTTCGACAGCCGGCGACGCTGCGCGCGCGGCGGTTTCGGTCGATGCGCCGTCGTCCAGCGCCGCCGCCGCGGGACTCGTCTCGGAGGACGGCTCGGCGGGCGTACCGGGTTCGTCGGCCCCGGTCAAAGCATCCTCCTCGCCTTCGCCGGCTTCGAGCGCGAACAGAGGATTGTCCGGGTCGAGTTGACGTCCGATCGACGCGACGTGAATCCAATTCGGGCCGCGTCCGCCCGAAAGGCGGTAGATGCGCTGGGCGATTTCGTCGAAGCCTCGCACGTTCTTGCGTTCGGCGTAATGCCCGGCGAGCCCCATCAGCGCGCGTTTGCTCGACGGGGCGCGCGCGAGGATCGCCAAGAATTCGGCCTCGACCGGGTCATCCGCCGTCGCGGCGGGGGCAAGCGACGTCTGAGCGGCGTCCGCGCCCTGCGCGGGCGAAGCGGCACCCGTCGCGGAGCCGTTGGTCAAACCGCCAACCGGCGGCACAGGGCGACGGCGACGGCTGATGCCGAGCGCGCCGAGCAACACGAGCAGTGCCGCCACGATGGCGGCGGCAATGGCGGCGACAGCCGGAATATCGTTGCGCGCCAGGCTGAAGCCATAGCCGCCGATGCCGATGAAACGTCGATTGGCGGCGGCTCCGGCACGCGAGCGCCCCGGAGCGGACGCGGCGGCCACGCCCGACGCCGGCGGCGGCGCCGAGAAACCGGAAGCGGCGACCGGCGGCGCACTGCCCGATGCCGCGGGATGCCCCATCGAAGGGGCTCCGACGCCATGCTGCTGCAGCTCCATCAACACGCGATTCTTGAGTGCAAGTAATTGCTGGAGACTTGTGACCTTTGGATGCGAGGCCGCAACGGCCGGCGTTGCCACGGACGATGTCGTAACGGTGGGCCTCGGCGCACTCGTCACGACGGCCGTGGATGCGGACGCCGCTGCCCCCGCGCTCGCTGCGGTTCCACCGGATGCGACCGTCGGCGACGAAGCGTTCACGCTCCCCGACGCCGCGACGCCGGCTGACGCCCCGACAGCGCCAGCCGGGGTCTGGGTCGCCCCGCTCGCCGGCGCCGCAGTTGCCGGTGCCGATTGAATGGCACCGGCCCAAGCATGCCCGCCGCTCGCACCGCTCGGCGCACTCGGCTGCGGGCGAGGCGCGGCCGCCGGCGCAGTCTTCGGGGCAACCGCGACGGCTGCCGCAGCCGCCTTGGCTGCAGCTGACGCACCCGCGACTGCGCTGGCCGGTGCGGGCAAGGCCGTCGCGCCGGGTGCGGGTGCCGGCTGCGTCGCGGGCGCGCCGCTCGCCTTCGCGCCAACGGCGGCGCCTTGTGATGCCGCAGCGCCGACAGGATTCGCATTTGGCGCGCTGGCGGAGGCCGCCGGCGCCGGCGCGGCCTTGACGACCGCCCCCGTCGCATCGAGCGCGGGAACGTCCAGCACGACGCCGAGCTTCAATAGGCTCGGATCGCCGCGCATGAATGCCGACGGATTGGCATCGAAGATCGATTTCGCGGCCCGAGCCAGCACCGCCTTGTCGTGCGACTGAGTGGCAGCCGCGGCAATATCGGCAAGCGACTGCCCGGGCTTGACGGTGTACTGCATCGCGGCCGAAGCGGCGGGCATGCTCTGGGCGACGGGCGCCAAGGCGGCTGCCCCCGCGGTGGCGGGCGACGCGGCCCCGGCGGGCGATGCGCAAGCGAGCCAAGCGCAGGCGACCGCGAGGGGGACGACGCAGCGCGTCGAACGTGTTGTCATGGAGGTGTCACGCGCGTTCAAGCGCGCCTCGAAATGGCGTTTGGGGGAGACCAAAATTCGCTGCGGCACAAGAAAAAAGGCGTCGCGGTAAAGCGACGCCCTTCATGGGTTCCTATGCGTCGTAACCGCGTAGTTTACGTGAGGAACCTGGGCAAAACCACTGCGCGACGCAGCGCATCGAATCGAGCGTTCCATACGGCGCACGTCACACGCGCCGCGGCTTACTTCTCCAGCAGGATGCGCAGCATGCGGCGCAGCGGCTCGGCCGCGCCCCACAAAAGTTGATCGCCGACCGTGAAAGCCGACAGATACTCCCCGCCCATCGCGAGCTTGCGCAAACGGCCGACGGGAACCGACAGCGTCCCGGTCACGACAGCCGGCGACAATTCGCGCATCGATGCTTCGCGCTCGTTCGGCACGACCTTGACCCAATCGTTCGCCGCCGCAAGGATACCGTTGATCTCATCGAGCGGCACGTCCTTCTTCAGCTTGATGGTCATGGCTTGAGAGTGGCAGCGCATCGCGCCGATACGCACGCACAGGCCGTCGACGGGAACCGAACCGGGCTGCCCCATTGCCGGCTTGCCGAGGATCTTGTTCGCCTCGGCGCCGCCCTTCCACTCTTCCTTCGACATGCCGTTGCCGAGATCCTTGTCGATCCAAGGAATCAGCGAGCCGGCGAGCGGCACGCCGAAATGCTGCGTCGGCATCGCATCGGCGTTCATCGTTTCGAGCACGCGCCGGTCGATGTCGAGGATGGCCGAAGCGGGATCGGCCAGTTGCTCCTTGACGGCGCTGTGCAGCGTGCCCATTTGCGACAGCAGTTCGCGCATGTTTTGCGCGCCTGCACCCGACGCGGCCTGATAGGTCATGGCCGTCATCCAATCGACGAGATTCTCGTTGAAGAGCCCGCCGAGCGCCATCAGCATGAGGCTGACCGTGCAGTTGCCGCCGATGAAATTCTTCGTGCCCGCCACGAGCGCTTCCTTGATCACGCCAAGATTGACGGGATCGAGGATGATGACGGCGTCGTCGGACATGCGCAGCGACGAAGCAGCATCGATCCAATAGCCCTTCCAGCCCGCGGCGCGCAGCTTCGGAAACACCTCGTTCGTGTAATCGCCGCCTTGACAGGTGATGACGACGTCGCACTTCTTCAGATCGTCGATGCTCGTGGCGTCTTTGAGCTTCGTCTCGTTCTTGGCGAACGACGGCGCGTTTCCGCCCACGTTGCTGGTGCTGAAAAACACCGGTTCGATCAGATCGAAATCGCCTTCCTGCTGCATTCGCTGCATCAGGACGCTGCCGACCATGCCGCGCCAACCTACGAGACCTACGTTCATGACTAACCCTTGGAGTGGACGCTTCCCCGCAACCTTGCCCGGCGTGACCGCGCGGGGAAGACGAGCGGGCACGACGGACGATCAGCTTTTCGTGATCGTTTTGGGG is a window encoding:
- the folC gene encoding bifunctional tetrahydrofolate synthase/dihydrofolate synthase, with amino-acid sequence MTTFSSLDAWLAHLESAHPVGIDMGLTRIRKVKDALGLELGCPVITVGGTNGKGSTCAMLESILRAAGYHVGCHTSPHLLAFNERARIDSQNATDDELLPHFEAVEAARTSLPEPVTLTYFEFTTLAILHLFASRGLDAVILEVGLGGRLDAVNIIDADCAIVTSIDIDHTEYLGDTREKIAYEKAGIFRPGRPAICADPAPPQTLIDHAQAIGADLRLFGRDFRYEGQAGSERQQWSYVGPTLRRSALAYPALRGANQLINTTAALAALEALRDRLPVSAQDVRLGLANVELPGRFQVLPGRPAVVLDVGHNPHAAAVLAQNLGGMGFFRYTYAVFGAMRDKDIEGVVKHLKGEIDHWCVTDLPLGRAASAEALEKTLRAVGVESGPDGGIQRFASPAEAFQDALSRATEDDRIVVFGSFYTVAGVMAYRKSRQH
- the accD gene encoding acetyl-CoA carboxylase, carboxyltransferase subunit beta, with product MSWLDKLLPPKIKQTDPKSRKGIPEGLWVKCPSCEAVLYRNDVEANLHVCPKCSHHMRIGARARLDALLDAEGRYEIGQEIVPVDALKFKDSRKYPERLKDAMDETGETDAMVVMGGAIHTLPVVVACFEFAFMGGSMGSVVGERFARGAQNALEQQVPFICFTASGGARMQESLLSLMQMAKTTAMLTKLSDAKLPFISVLTDPTMGGVSASFAFLGDVVIAEPKALIGFAGPRVIEQTVREKLPEGFQRAEFLVQKGAIDMIVDRRKLREEVARLIALLTRQPADAVA
- the trpA gene encoding tryptophan synthase subunit alpha; translated protein: MSRIEQTFAALAARNKKGLIPFITAGYPDPARTVEFMHALVAGGADVIELGVPFSDPMADGPVVQRSSERALAHGVTLKHVIADVKRFREQDAKTPVVLMGYANPIERMGVDAFAAAAAEAGVDGVLTVDYPPEESSEFAQRLRAVGIDPIFLLAPTSTDERIAAVGKAASGYIYYVSLKGVTGAANLDVSNIASKIPAIKSQVQLPIGVGFGIRDASTARAVGEVADAVVIGSRLVQLLEEEPPQTAATALTRFVAEIRQALDGA
- a CDS encoding DNA-methyltransferase; its protein translation is MRDLIDEFDAPQAAAAGGALGSTSAPRLPIDLRNRDFLEDAQTVPDGSVDLIVADPPYGLGKDYGNDSDMRSGEDFLVWTRCWLDLAIPKLKASGSLYVFCTWQYAPEIFSFLKTKLTMVNEIIWDRRVPSMGGTTRRFTSVHDNIGFFAVSKDYYFDLDPVRIPYDAATKKARSRKLFEGSKWLEVGYNPKDVWSVSRLHRQHAERVDHPTQKPLEIVERMVLSSCPPGGRVLDPFMGSGTTAAACARHGRGFVGYEINENYCAIARERVAAISGAPLDAPAVAS
- the trpB gene encoding tryptophan synthase subunit beta, which translates into the protein MYNLPDQRGHFGPYGGTFVAETLVHALDELRLAYEKYSQDPDFIAEYQHELKYFVGRPSPVYHARRWSELLGGAQLFLKREDLNHTGAHKVNNVIGQALLAKRMGKPRVIAETGAGQHGVATATIAARFGMECVVYMGAEDVRRQAANVYRMKLLGATVIPVESGSRTLKDALNEAMRDWVTNVESTFYIIGTVAGPHPYPMMVRDFQRVIGDECRVQMPELTGRQPDMVIACVGGGSNAMGIFYPYIDDTAVKLVGVEAAGEGIETGHHAASLIGGSPGVLHGNRTYLLQDENGQIIETHSISAGLDYPGVGPEHAWLKDSGRAQYVGITDDEALKAFHDCCRIEGIIPALESSHALAYAAKIAPTLPRDTHLLVNLSGRGDKDMHTVAERSGLAL
- a CDS encoding phosphoribosylanthranilate isomerase, which produces MTHAVPVSQAISQAIGPISRRTRIKLCGLSRRADVELAVELGADAIGLVFYPPSPRSVGVAEAIDLAGGLPPFVSVVGLFVNPTAAWVGEVTSNVALTMLQFHGDETPAQCEQLASVAGLPWLRALRIGADMRPADLVESALNYSTAGGLLFDTLVEGYGGGGKIFDWSLIPAELARRAVLSGGLNAQNVGDAIRRVRPYAVDVSSGIEVAGAKGVKDPARMAAFVRAVREADAG
- the truA gene encoding tRNA pseudouridine(38-40) synthase TruA, whose protein sequence is MRIALGIQYDGTAFCGWQSQPHGKTVQDALERALADFACKPLHTVVAGRTDTGVHGLGQVVHFDTDLDRQDFSWVRGTNAFLPPSVAVTWAKQMPDDFHARFAAFERTYYYVLYVNAVRSPMLTGRAGWIHTPLDLDAMRAAAQCLIGEHDFSAFRSSECQAKTPIKHLYRIDIRQADDLIHFRFRANAFLHHMVRNLMGCLVAVGRGRHPVSWMADVLASRDRDCAAPTFMPEGLYLAHVGYPEAYAVPPAPLGSVPWSGIWSE
- a CDS encoding FimV/HubP family polar landmark protein — its product is MTTRSTRCVVPLAVACAWLACASPAGAASPATAGAAALAPVAQSMPAASAAMQYTVKPGQSLADIAAAATQSHDKAVLARAAKSIFDANPSAFMRGDPSLLKLGVVLDVPALDATGAVVKAAPAPAASASAPNANPVGAAASQGAAVGAKASGAPATQPAPAPGATALPAPASAVAGASAAAKAAAAAVAVAPKTAPAAAPRPQPSAPSGASGGHAWAGAIQSAPATAAPASGATQTPAGAVGASAGVAASGSVNASSPTVASGGTAASAGAAASASTAVVTSAPRPTVTTSSVATPAVAASHPKVTSLQQLLALKNRVLMELQQHGVGAPSMGHPAASGSAPPVAASGFSAPPPASGVAAASAPGRSRAGAAANRRFIGIGGYGFSLARNDIPAVAAIAAAIVAALLVLLGALGISRRRRPVPPVGGLTNGSATGAASPAQGADAAQTSLAPAATADDPVEAEFLAILARAPSSKRALMGLAGHYAERKNVRGFDEIAQRIYRLSGGRGPNWIHVASIGRQLDPDNPLFALEAGEGEEDALTGADEPGTPAEPSSETSPAAAALDDGASTETAARAASPAVEAAPSIELVPPETVAPHAPAVEEEPQTAHPGRPGSHETAVFEATPAAEATGVPGSEATLPPEAIAALGDLDLGLPPRIGPAVEGGAYPTERAGEPEHEAAEPAAGSAASIDGAAHVAPTDAPIEHAEPSERVDFQARASAMPAVYPGVSGLGAAPVGRLDLSFDLDLPGAAASERGGEHADAAPQPQFTPEQLARIARNKLDLATEYIALGDLGGARTLIHEVIESSDAATHDDAHALLATLAPLS
- the asd gene encoding aspartate-semialdehyde dehydrogenase; this encodes MNVGLVGWRGMVGSVLMQRMQQEGDFDLIEPVFFSTSNVGGNAPSFAKNETKLKDATSIDDLKKCDVVITCQGGDYTNEVFPKLRAAGWKGYWIDAASSLRMSDDAVIILDPVNLGVIKEALVAGTKNFIGGNCTVSLMLMALGGLFNENLVDWMTAMTYQAASGAGAQNMRELLSQMGTLHSAVKEQLADPASAILDIDRRVLETMNADAMPTQHFGVPLAGSLIPWIDKDLGNGMSKEEWKGGAEANKILGKPAMGQPGSVPVDGLCVRIGAMRCHSQAMTIKLKKDVPLDEINGILAAANDWVKVVPNEREASMRELSPAVVTGTLSVPVGRLRKLAMGGEYLSAFTVGDQLLWGAAEPLRRMLRILLEK